In Quercus lobata isolate SW786 chromosome 12, ValleyOak3.0 Primary Assembly, whole genome shotgun sequence, a genomic segment contains:
- the LOC115971933 gene encoding dnaJ protein ERDJ3B: MAHRRTTKLLFLLCSLCYALSAIAGKSYYDVLQVPRGASDDQIKRAYRKLALKYHPDKNPGNEEANKRFADISNAYEVLSDSEKRNIYDRYGEDGLKQHAASGGGRGGGMNMQDIFSQFFGGGQMEEEERIAKGDDVIVELDASLEDLYLGGSVKVWREKNILKPAPGKRRCNCRNEVYHKQIGPGMFQQMTEQVCEQCPNVKYEREGYFVTVDIEKGMQDGQEVVFYEDGEPIIDGEAGDLKFRIRTAPHDRFRREGNDLHATITITLVQALVGFEKTIKHLDDRLVDIGTKGITKPKEVRKFKGEGMPLHFSTKKGDLYVQFEVLFPTSLTEDQKTQIKAVLG, encoded by the exons ATGGCGCATCGAAGAACAACAAAGCTTTTGTTCCTCCTCTGCTCTCTGTGCTACGCTCTCTCCGCCATTGCAGG GAAGAGCTACTATGATGTACTGCAAGTGCCACGTGGCGCATCGGACGATCAGATCAAGAGGGCGTATAGGAAGCTAGCGCTCAAGTACCACCCGGACAAGAACCCAGGCAATGAGGAAGCTAATAAGCGATTTGCCGACATTAGCAacg CGTACGAGGTATTATCGGATAGCGAGAAGAGGAATATATATGATAGGTATGGAGAAGATGGACTGAAACAACACGCAGCTAGTGGTGGAGGCAGAGGTGGTGGAATGAATATGCAAGACATTTTTAGCCA GTTTTTTGGTGGAGGCCAAatggaagaggaagagagaattGCGAAAGGCGATGATGTGATTGTTGAACTTGATGCAAGTTTGGAAGATCTGTACCTGGGAGGTTCAGTGAAG gtttggagagagaaaaacattttaaagcCTGCCCCGGGCAAGAGACGCTGTAACTGTAGAAATGAGGTTTATCACAAGCAGATTGGTCCAGGGATGTTCCAACAGATGACCGAGCAG GTCTGTGAACAGTGTCCAAATGTCAAATATGAACGGGAGGGATACTTCGTCACTGTTGATATTGAGAAAGGGATGCAGGATGGGCAA GAGGTTGTATTTTATGAAGATGGTGAGCCTATAATAGATGGAGAAGCTGGAGATTTAAAG TTTCGTATCCGCACAGCACCCCATGATCGGTTCAGACGGGAAGGCAATGACTTGCACGCTACTATCACTATTACACTG GTTCAAGCTTTGGTTGGTTTTGAGAAGACAATCAAACATCTTGATGACCGTTTGGTGGACATTGGCACAAAG GGAATtactaagccaaaggaagtgAGAAAGTTCAAAGGGGAGGGGATGCCATTGCATTTTAGCACAAAGAAAGGGGATCTTTATGTCCAATTTGAGGTTCTATTCCCAACCTCTCTAACAGAGGACCAGAAAACACAGATTAAGGCAGTTCTTGGTTAG